One Antarctobacter heliothermus DNA segment encodes these proteins:
- the lpxB gene encoding lipid-A-disaccharide synthase, translated as MRVFITAGEPSGDRLGAALMAGLKELVPDVTFRGIGGPLMQAEGLDSLFDMDEISIMGIGEILKEYRHLKARIRQTADAVVAERPDVLVTVDLPEFSLRVARLVKAVSDVRVVHYVAPTVWAWRPKRAEKMAAHVDQVLALLPFEPPYMEAAGIPCDFVGHPVVMEPQATTDQVLAFRARHGITGEMALILPGSRRSEVGRLLPIFAQVAHQLHAMRPDLRMVIPAAGPVAATVRAEVANWPGAPLLIEPANDPDGLDKRAAFAAADVALAASGTVSLELAAAGTPMVIAYDMSWLSRQIIGRMLRVDSVTLVSLVSETRVIPEFIGAKCLPGPITQAIGAVLDAPGAQQLAMDLTMQRLGRGGERPGLRAARAVLDRLPTGKPLH; from the coding sequence ATGCGGGTGTTTATCACCGCTGGGGAACCCTCTGGGGATCGCCTTGGCGCGGCGCTGATGGCGGGGCTGAAAGAACTGGTGCCAGATGTCACCTTTCGCGGCATTGGCGGACCGCTGATGCAGGCCGAAGGGTTGGACAGCCTGTTCGACATGGATGAAATCAGCATCATGGGGATTGGTGAGATCCTCAAGGAATACCGCCACCTCAAGGCGCGTATTCGACAGACCGCCGATGCGGTTGTGGCCGAGCGGCCTGACGTGCTGGTCACCGTGGACCTGCCAGAGTTCAGCCTGCGTGTGGCGCGGCTGGTCAAAGCGGTGTCTGACGTGCGCGTGGTGCATTATGTGGCCCCCACCGTCTGGGCATGGCGCCCCAAGCGCGCCGAAAAGATGGCGGCACATGTGGATCAGGTGCTGGCCTTGTTGCCGTTTGAACCGCCTTACATGGAGGCGGCAGGCATTCCCTGCGATTTTGTTGGTCATCCAGTGGTGATGGAACCGCAGGCCACGACAGATCAGGTGCTGGCTTTTCGCGCGCGCCACGGAATCACCGGAGAGATGGCGTTGATCCTGCCGGGGTCGCGTCGGTCCGAGGTTGGTCGTCTGTTGCCGATCTTTGCGCAGGTCGCGCACCAACTGCACGCTATGCGACCGGATCTGCGGATGGTGATCCCCGCCGCCGGGCCAGTTGCGGCCACGGTGCGCGCTGAGGTGGCCAATTGGCCGGGCGCGCCGCTGTTGATTGAGCCTGCCAATGACCCCGACGGATTGGACAAACGCGCGGCCTTTGCGGCGGCGGATGTGGCGCTGGCGGCCTCGGGCACGGTTTCATTGGAACTGGCGGCAGCGGGGACGCCGATGGTGATCGCCTATGACATGAGCTGGCTTAGCCGCCAGATCATTGGCCGGATGCTGCGTGTGGACAGCGTAACGCTGGTCAGCCTGGTGTCCGAAACCCGCGTGATCCCGGAGTTCATTGGCGCCAAATGCCTGCCCGGACCGATCACACAGGCCATCGGCGCAGTTCTGGACGCGCCCGGCGCGCAACAGTTGGCGATGGATCTGACCATGCAGCGGCTGGGGCGCGGCGGGGAACGGCCCGGCCTGCGCGCTGCGCGTGCCGTTTTGGACCGCTTGCCGACAGGCAAGCCGCTGCACTGA